The following are encoded together in the Xanthobacter autotrophicus Py2 genome:
- a CDS encoding pantothenate kinase (TIGRFAM: pantothenate kinase~PFAM: phosphoribulokinase/uridine kinase~KEGG: rpc:RPC_0312 pantothenate kinase), protein MDRRLDPGLSPYRTFSRAEWAALRRDTPMTLRPDEITRLEGLGVHLSMQEVEEIYLPLSRLLSLYVAATQKLFRAMSYFLDSRDSEANGDGKMPYIIGVAGSVAVGKSTTARVLQALLARWPNTPKVDLVTTDGFLLPNAILEREGLMDKKGFPESYDLPLLLRFLTDIKAGRRPVRAPLYSHFFYDVMPDQYVEIDRPDILIVEGLNVLQTTRPPKDGKAIPFVSDFFDFSVYIDGDEDVIERWYVERFMRLRATAFKDPLSYFHRYSQLTEEQARATALSIWRGINLPNLMDNVLPTRQRADLILRKTGEHEVAEVSLRRL, encoded by the coding sequence ATGGATCGACGGCTCGACCCAGGCCTCTCTCCCTACCGCACCTTCTCGCGCGCCGAATGGGCCGCGCTGAGGCGCGACACGCCCATGACCCTGCGCCCGGACGAGATCACCCGGCTGGAGGGCCTCGGCGTCCATCTCTCCATGCAGGAGGTGGAGGAGATCTACCTCCCGCTGTCGCGGCTGCTCTCACTTTACGTAGCGGCAACGCAAAAGCTCTTCCGCGCCATGAGCTACTTCCTCGACTCTCGCGACAGCGAGGCGAACGGGGACGGCAAGATGCCCTACATCATCGGGGTGGCCGGATCGGTGGCGGTGGGCAAGTCCACCACCGCCCGCGTGCTCCAGGCGCTTCTGGCGCGCTGGCCCAACACACCCAAGGTGGATCTCGTCACCACCGACGGCTTCCTCCTGCCCAACGCCATCCTCGAGCGCGAGGGGCTGATGGACAAGAAGGGCTTCCCCGAAAGCTACGACCTGCCGCTGCTGCTGCGCTTCCTCACCGACATCAAGGCCGGCCGGCGGCCGGTGCGCGCGCCGCTCTATTCGCACTTCTTCTACGACGTGATGCCCGACCAGTATGTGGAGATCGACCGGCCCGACATCCTCATCGTGGAAGGCCTCAACGTGCTGCAGACCACGCGTCCTCCGAAGGACGGCAAGGCCATTCCCTTCGTCTCGGACTTCTTCGATTTCTCGGTCTATATCGACGGCGACGAGGACGTGATCGAGCGCTGGTACGTGGAGCGCTTCATGCGGCTGCGGGCCACCGCCTTCAAGGACCCTTTGTCCTACTTCCACCGCTACTCGCAGCTCACGGAAGAGCAGGCCCGCGCCACCGCCCTGTCCATCTGGCGCGGCATCAATCTGCCCAACCTCATGGACAATGTGCTGCCCACCCGCCAGCGCGCCGACCTCATCCTGCGCAAGACCGGCGAGCACGAGGTGGCGGAGGTCAGCCTGCGCCGCCTGTAA
- a CDS encoding phosphoribosyl-ATP pyrophosphohydrolase (PFAM: phosphoribosyl-ATP pyrophosphohydrolase~KEGG: bbt:BBta_0141 phosphoribosyl-ATP pyrophosphohydrolase) has translation MSDSFTLADLEAIVAARASADAGASYTRSLLDKGIGKCAQKLGEEAVETVIAAVSGSEKDLVAETSDLLYHLLVLLKARGVPLAEIHAELARRTGQSGLAEKAARQHG, from the coding sequence ATGAGCGACAGCTTCACCCTCGCCGACCTCGAAGCCATCGTCGCGGCGCGCGCCTCGGCGGATGCGGGGGCGTCCTATACCCGCTCGCTGCTCGACAAGGGCATCGGGAAATGCGCCCAGAAGCTGGGCGAGGAGGCGGTGGAGACGGTAATTGCCGCCGTCTCCGGCAGCGAGAAGGACCTCGTCGCGGAAACCAGCGATCTGCTCTACCATCTCCTCGTGCTGCTGAAGGCGCGCGGGGTGCCGCTGGCCGAGATCCACGCGGAGCTTGCACGCCGAACCGGCCAATCCGGCCTCGCCGAAAAAGCCGCCCGGCAGCACGGCTGA
- a CDS encoding imidazoleglycerol phosphate synthase, cyclase subunit (TIGRFAM: imidazoleglycerol phosphate synthase, cyclase subunit~PFAM: histidine biosynthesis protein~KEGG: nha:Nham_0126 imidazoleglycerol phosphate synthase, cyclase subunit): MLKVRVIPCLDVKDGRVVKGVQFVDLRDAGDPVEAARAYDLAGADELTFLDITASHENRGTILDVVRRTAEQCFMPLTVGGGVRTVDDVRTLLHAGADKVSINTAAVNRRAFVGEAAEKFGEQCIVVAIDAKRVSKEGEENRWEIFTHGGRTPTGIDAIQFAREVVDLGAGEILLTSMDRDGTGQGFDCALTRAVADAVHVPVIASGGVGTLDHLVDGIREGGASAVLAASIFHFGTFTIREAKERLAEAGLPVRLDV, from the coding sequence ATGCTGAAAGTCCGCGTCATCCCCTGCCTCGACGTGAAGGACGGCCGCGTGGTGAAGGGTGTCCAGTTCGTGGACCTGCGCGACGCCGGCGATCCGGTGGAGGCGGCACGCGCCTATGACCTCGCCGGCGCGGACGAGTTGACCTTCCTCGACATCACCGCCAGCCACGAGAACCGCGGCACCATCCTCGACGTGGTGCGCCGCACCGCCGAGCAGTGCTTCATGCCGCTGACCGTTGGCGGCGGCGTGCGCACCGTGGACGACGTGCGCACCCTGCTCCATGCCGGCGCCGACAAGGTCTCCATCAATACCGCCGCCGTGAACCGCCGCGCCTTCGTGGGCGAGGCGGCCGAGAAGTTCGGCGAGCAGTGCATCGTGGTGGCCATCGACGCCAAGCGCGTGAGCAAGGAGGGCGAGGAGAACCGCTGGGAAATCTTTACCCATGGCGGGCGCACCCCTACCGGCATCGACGCCATCCAGTTCGCCCGCGAGGTGGTGGACCTCGGCGCCGGCGAAATCCTGCTGACATCCATGGACCGGGACGGCACCGGCCAGGGCTTCGACTGCGCCCTCACCCGCGCGGTGGCGGACGCTGTGCATGTGCCGGTGATCGCCTCCGGCGGCGTCGGCACCCTCGACCATCTGGTGGACGGCATCCGCGAAGGCGGTGCCTCGGCGGTGCTGGCCGCCTCCATCTTCCATTTCGGCACCTTCACCATCCGCGAGGCCAAGGAACGCCTTGCGGAAGCGGGGCTGCCTGTCCGCCTCGACGTCTAG
- a CDS encoding phosphoribosylformimino-5-aminoimidazole carboxamide ribotide isomerase (TIGRFAM: phosphoribosylformimino-5-aminoimidazole carboxamide ribotide isomerase~PFAM: histidine biosynthesis protein~KEGG: bbt:BBta_0145 N-(5'-phospho-L-ribosyl-formimino)-5-amino-1-(5'-phosphoribosyl)-4-i midazolecarboxamide isomerase), with product MASVILFPAIDLKDGLAVRLEQGDMARATVFNRDPAAQAAEFETLGFRYLHLVDLDGAFAGKPVNAAAVERILETVSIPVQLGGGIRDLKTVEAWLEKGVTRVILGTAAVRDPDFVKQAAKAHPGRIVVGLDARDGRVAVEGWAETSDIAAVDIAKRFEDAGVTAIIYTDIARDGLLKGLNLDATVALAEAVNLPVIASGGLASLADIEALLTPRAKKLEGAITGRALYDGRLDAREALALVAGR from the coding sequence GTGGCATCCGTGATCCTTTTTCCGGCCATCGACCTCAAGGACGGCCTCGCCGTGCGCCTCGAACAGGGCGACATGGCGCGGGCCACCGTGTTCAACCGCGATCCCGCCGCCCAGGCCGCGGAGTTCGAGACCCTCGGCTTTCGCTACCTCCATCTCGTGGACCTTGACGGCGCCTTCGCTGGCAAGCCGGTCAACGCGGCGGCGGTGGAGCGGATTTTGGAGACGGTCTCCATTCCCGTGCAGCTCGGCGGCGGCATCCGCGACCTGAAGACCGTCGAGGCCTGGCTGGAGAAGGGGGTGACCCGCGTCATCCTTGGCACCGCCGCGGTGCGCGACCCGGACTTCGTGAAGCAGGCGGCGAAGGCCCATCCCGGCCGCATCGTGGTGGGCCTTGATGCCCGCGATGGCCGCGTCGCCGTGGAGGGCTGGGCCGAGACCTCGGACATTGCCGCCGTGGACATCGCCAAAAGGTTCGAGGATGCCGGCGTCACCGCCATCATCTACACCGACATCGCCCGCGACGGCCTGCTCAAGGGGCTGAACCTCGACGCCACCGTGGCGCTGGCGGAAGCGGTCAACCTGCCGGTGATCGCCTCGGGCGGCCTTGCCTCGCTCGCCGATATCGAGGCGCTGCTCACGCCGCGCGCGAAAAAGCTGGAAGGCGCCATTACCGGCCGCGCCCTCTATGATGGCCGGCTCGATGCCCGCGAGGCGCTGGCGCTGGTGGCGGGACGATAG
- a CDS encoding imidazole glycerol phosphate synthase, glutamine amidotransferase subunit (TIGRFAM: imidazole glycerol phosphate synthase, glutamine amidotransferase subunit~PFAM: glutamine amidotransferase class-I~KEGG: nwi:Nwi_0124 imidazole glycerol phosphate synthase subunit HisH), protein MSVAIIDYNSGNLHSAAKAMERAALDLGAERVVVTSDPEIVRTADRVVLPGVGAFADCRAGLDAVPGMVEAMTEVVKERGRPFLGICVGLQLLAERGLEHGVTEGLGWIRGEVERIAPTDPELKIPHMGWNTLQTAREHPLLAGIPTGEGGLHAYFVHSYHLKPADGIDLVATTDYGSTITAMVARDNVAGTQFHPEKSQRLGLALLANFLKWHP, encoded by the coding sequence ATGAGCGTCGCGATCATCGACTATAATTCCGGCAACCTGCACTCCGCCGCCAAGGCCATGGAGCGCGCCGCGCTTGATCTCGGCGCGGAACGGGTTGTGGTCACCAGCGATCCGGAGATCGTGCGCACCGCCGACCGGGTGGTTCTGCCGGGCGTCGGCGCCTTCGCCGACTGTCGCGCCGGCCTCGACGCCGTGCCCGGCATGGTGGAAGCCATGACCGAGGTGGTGAAGGAGCGCGGCCGCCCCTTCCTCGGCATCTGTGTCGGCCTCCAGCTGCTCGCCGAGCGCGGGCTGGAACACGGGGTGACCGAAGGGCTCGGCTGGATCCGCGGCGAGGTGGAGCGCATCGCCCCCACCGACCCCGAGCTGAAGATCCCGCACATGGGCTGGAACACCCTCCAGACCGCGCGCGAACATCCCCTCCTTGCCGGCATTCCCACCGGCGAGGGCGGTTTGCACGCCTATTTCGTGCATTCCTACCACCTGAAGCCGGCCGACGGCATCGACCTCGTCGCCACCACGGACTATGGCAGCACCATCACCGCCATGGTCGCGCGCGACAACGTGGCCGGCACCCAGTTCCATCCCGAGAAGAGCCAGAGGCTCGGCCTCGCGCTCCTCGCGAATTTCCTGAAGTGGCATCCGTGA
- a CDS encoding conserved hypothetical protein (KEGG: rpe:RPE_0369 hypothetical protein): MGIWTVLSRTEPGDTAEAVAGGTVFVREKFSWATLFFAPFVLARFRLWLPLAAYVAVVVLLQVTASFAGLAQAVVDVVMAGFHLLLAFELPALRRRKLARKGYEEAGVVIAANRDEAEQRFFADWVETHSSPSARADLPTIRPMASPAFAGGQAGVIGAFPGT; encoded by the coding sequence ATGGGCATCTGGACGGTCCTGAGCAGGACGGAACCCGGCGACACCGCCGAGGCGGTGGCCGGCGGCACCGTGTTCGTGCGCGAGAAATTCTCGTGGGCGACGCTGTTTTTCGCGCCGTTCGTGCTGGCGCGCTTCCGCCTGTGGCTGCCGCTTGCCGCCTATGTGGCGGTGGTGGTTCTGCTGCAGGTCACGGCCAGCTTCGCCGGCCTCGCCCAGGCAGTGGTCGACGTGGTGATGGCGGGCTTCCACCTGCTGCTCGCCTTCGAGCTGCCCGCGCTGCGTAGGCGCAAGCTGGCGCGAAAGGGCTATGAGGAAGCCGGCGTGGTGATCGCTGCCAACCGGGACGAGGCGGAACAGCGCTTCTTCGCGGACTGGGTCGAGACCCACTCCTCGCCATCGGCACGCGCCGACCTGCCGACCATCCGCCCCATGGCATCCCCCGCCTTCGCGGGCGGCCAGGCCGGCGTCATCGGCGCCTTTCCGGGGACCTGA
- a CDS encoding Imidazoleglycerol-phosphate dehydratase (PFAM: imidazoleglycerol-phosphate dehydratase~KEGG: rpe:RPE_0370 imidazoleglycerol-phosphate dehydratase) — MRKADIVRETKETRVALTVDLDGTGRSAISTGIGFLDHMLDLLARHARFDLEIKADGDLHVDFHHTTEDVGIVLGQALKKALGDMRGITRYADVLLPMDETLTRVALDISGRPFLVFRTEFAVPKIGEFDTELVREFFQAFASSAGVTLHVETLYGVNAHHIAESCFKGLARVLRAAVAVDPAAAGEIPSTKGALGT; from the coding sequence ATGCGCAAGGCCGACATCGTCCGCGAAACCAAGGAGACCCGCGTCGCCCTCACCGTCGATCTCGACGGAACGGGCCGCTCTGCCATCTCCACCGGGATCGGCTTCCTGGACCACATGCTGGACCTGTTGGCCCGGCACGCCCGCTTTGACCTTGAGATCAAGGCCGACGGCGACCTCCATGTGGATTTCCACCACACCACCGAGGATGTGGGCATCGTGCTCGGCCAGGCGCTGAAGAAGGCGCTCGGCGACATGCGCGGCATCACCCGCTACGCCGACGTGCTGCTGCCCATGGACGAGACGCTGACCCGCGTCGCCCTCGACATTTCGGGCCGGCCGTTCCTGGTGTTCCGCACCGAATTCGCGGTGCCCAAGATCGGCGAGTTCGACACCGAGCTGGTGCGTGAGTTCTTCCAGGCCTTCGCCTCCAGCGCCGGGGTGACCCTGCATGTGGAGACCCTGTATGGCGTGAACGCCCACCACATCGCGGAAAGCTGCTTCAAGGGCCTTGCCCGGGTGCTGCGGGCGGCGGTGGCGGTGGACCCGGCGGCGGCGGGGGAGATCCCCTCCACCAAGGGCGCGCTGGGAACCTGA
- a CDS encoding alpha/beta hydrolase fold (PFAM: alpha/beta hydrolase fold~KEGG: pde:Pden_1042 alpha/beta hydrolase fold) codes for MPTTQNDGLELAYQVSGEGPPVLIISGLSAERSFWALARPLLAGFTLIEFDNRDIGKSARAKGPYDAADMARDALAVLDAAGVPKAHVIGHSMGGMIAQELALMAPQRVDRLVLSNTIAQNDLYTTEIMRLLKELRLQLDDELTFGAALTSFVLGMGTLKKIPLFAAVQQSLDAGLYQEKDAFLRQLDVCTKVDTVARLGRISAPTLAIYCDDDRMFSPHMVRELANGIHGAALDEILDSGHCPMVEAPENFATTVRAFLKGS; via the coding sequence ATGCCGACGACGCAGAACGACGGGCTCGAACTTGCCTATCAGGTGAGCGGGGAGGGGCCGCCGGTCCTGATCATTTCCGGCCTGTCCGCCGAGCGCTCGTTCTGGGCTCTGGCGCGGCCGCTGCTCGCGGGCTTCACCCTCATCGAGTTCGACAACCGCGACATCGGCAAGAGCGCGCGGGCCAAGGGCCCGTATGACGCCGCCGACATGGCGCGCGATGCCCTCGCCGTGCTTGACGCGGCGGGTGTCCCGAAAGCGCATGTCATCGGTCATTCCATGGGGGGAATGATCGCGCAGGAACTGGCCCTCATGGCGCCGCAGCGCGTGGACCGGCTGGTGCTCTCCAACACCATTGCCCAGAACGATCTCTACACCACCGAGATCATGCGCCTGCTCAAGGAGCTACGGCTCCAGCTCGACGACGAGCTGACATTCGGCGCGGCGCTCACCAGCTTCGTGCTGGGCATGGGCACGCTGAAGAAGATCCCGCTTTTTGCTGCGGTGCAGCAATCCCTCGATGCCGGGCTCTACCAGGAGAAGGACGCCTTCCTGCGTCAGCTCGACGTGTGCACCAAGGTGGACACCGTGGCGCGGCTCGGCCGCATCTCGGCGCCGACCCTGGCCATCTATTGCGACGATGACCGCATGTTCTCGCCCCACATGGTGCGGGAGCTCGCGAACGGCATCCACGGCGCGGCGCTGGATGAGATTCTCGACAGCGGTCACTGCCCCATGGTGGAGGCCCCCGAGAACTTCGCCACCACCGTCCGCGCCTTCCTGAAGGGCAGCTGA
- a CDS encoding 20S proteasome A and B subunits (PFAM: 20S proteasome A and B subunits~KEGG: rpc:RPC_0303 20S proteasome, A and B subunits), protein MQHSPDTIYGTTIVTVRKGSRVAIAGDGQVTLGQTVLKSNARKVRRLGRGDVIGGFAGATADAFTLFERLEAKLEQYPGQLQRAAVELAKDWRTDRYLRRLEAMMIVADASISLVLTGTGDVLEPEVGVAGIGSGGMFALAAARALLDREEDPEAIVRRSLEIAADICVYTNRNIVVETIGA, encoded by the coding sequence ATGCAGCATTCCCCGGATACCATTTACGGAACCACCATCGTCACCGTTCGCAAGGGCAGCCGCGTCGCCATCGCCGGCGACGGGCAGGTGACGCTCGGCCAGACCGTGCTGAAATCCAATGCGCGCAAGGTGCGCCGGCTCGGCAGGGGGGATGTGATCGGTGGCTTCGCCGGCGCAACGGCGGATGCCTTCACCCTGTTCGAGCGCCTGGAAGCCAAGCTGGAGCAATATCCCGGCCAGCTCCAGCGCGCTGCCGTGGAACTCGCCAAGGACTGGCGCACCGACCGCTACCTGCGCCGGCTCGAAGCTATGATGATCGTGGCGGATGCCTCCATCTCCCTCGTGCTCACCGGCACCGGCGACGTGCTGGAGCCGGAGGTGGGAGTGGCCGGCATCGGCTCGGGCGGCATGTTCGCGCTGGCCGCCGCGCGGGCGCTGCTGGATCGCGAGGAGGACCCGGAAGCCATCGTGCGCCGCTCGCTGGAGATCGCCGCCGACATCTGCGTCTACACCAACCGCAACATCGTGGTGGAAACCATCGGCGCCTGA